The proteins below come from a single Nostoc sp. KVJ3 genomic window:
- a CDS encoding NHLP bacteriocin system secretion protein → MTTHKSNLFRKEALDRLSSPERLDQLMQVVQPKKWIPLVAMGSLIAVGLTWSVFGRIPITIAGQGVVVFPSKVVGFQSPSSGQILMLFVRTGDEVKKGQVLATIDQTELQDKLKLARVKLAQLQEQDQNANSLQLQRTVLDKGAIAQQHQALLQTLKTTQSLTPILRSKGLESIQQERHNLEEQLQTTRDLIPTFKERFQIRQQLRQEGAVSSDTVLQAQQEFLNSKTKINEIESQLKQLNVKEADAEREFLANINSTKELQAQLAVLDSKFAGQAEQDLAISTNRKKEIQDTQRAIAELKLEIKANSQVISNFNGRVLELSAVPGQTLEKGARIGTIEARDSANKLVGVAFFPVSEGKKIQKGMELQVTPSTVKRERFGGIIGKVTSISAFPVSKESASSVVGGLEVLQGLTTEGAQIQVFAELEPDPSTKTHFRWSSSKGPDGQITSGTTTSVRVKVDEQSPISFVFPILRSWSGMY, encoded by the coding sequence ATGACGACCCACAAAAGCAATCTATTCCGCAAAGAAGCACTCGATCGTTTATCCTCCCCGGAGCGGCTCGATCAACTCATGCAGGTGGTGCAGCCAAAGAAGTGGATTCCGTTAGTTGCAATGGGATCTCTAATTGCGGTTGGACTGACTTGGAGTGTTTTTGGTCGCATTCCCATTACCATAGCCGGACAAGGCGTAGTGGTTTTTCCTAGCAAAGTCGTTGGATTTCAGTCTCCTAGTTCTGGGCAGATTCTCATGCTCTTTGTTCGTACAGGCGATGAGGTGAAGAAAGGACAGGTGCTAGCGACAATCGACCAAACGGAACTTCAAGACAAGTTAAAACTTGCACGGGTTAAGCTGGCTCAACTTCAAGAACAAGACCAAAATGCCAATTCTCTACAACTTCAGCGCACGGTTTTAGATAAAGGTGCGATCGCGCAACAACATCAAGCGCTTCTGCAAACTCTCAAAACAACCCAATCCCTAACGCCAATTCTCAGAAGCAAAGGTCTAGAGTCGATTCAGCAAGAGCGTCACAATTTAGAGGAACAATTACAGACAACGCGAGATTTGATACCTACGTTCAAAGAGCGATTTCAAATTCGCCAGCAGTTACGCCAAGAAGGAGCGGTTTCAAGTGATACTGTCCTTCAGGCGCAACAAGAATTTCTCAATAGTAAAACCAAAATCAATGAAATCGAATCGCAACTCAAACAACTTAATGTTAAAGAAGCTGATGCAGAACGAGAATTTTTAGCAAATATAAATTCAACTAAAGAATTACAAGCTCAGTTAGCAGTATTAGATAGTAAATTTGCTGGGCAAGCAGAACAAGATTTAGCTATTTCTACTAATCGGAAAAAAGAAATTCAAGACACGCAGCGAGCGATCGCAGAATTAAAATTAGAAATCAAAGCCAACAGCCAAGTTATTAGCAATTTCAATGGACGGGTTTTAGAACTTTCTGCTGTTCCTGGACAAACTCTCGAAAAGGGCGCTCGCATTGGCACAATCGAAGCTAGAGACTCCGCGAATAAGTTAGTTGGGGTGGCATTCTTTCCGGTCAGCGAAGGCAAAAAGATTCAAAAGGGGATGGAGTTGCAAGTAACTCCTTCTACCGTTAAACGAGAACGCTTTGGTGGCATTATCGGGAAAGTCACAAGTATTTCGGCGTTTCCGGTTAGTAAGGAGAGCGCATCAAGTGTTGTTGGCGGTTTGGAAGTTTTGCAAGGGTTAACCACAGAAGGGGCACAAATTCAAGTTTTCGCAGAACTTGAGCCAGATCCCTCGACTAAAACCCATTTCCGGTGGTCGTCATCTAAAGGGCCAGACGGTCAAATTACATCTGGAACTACTACCTCAGTGCGCGTGAAAGTGGATGAACAATCTCCGATTTCCTTTGTGTTTCCGATTCTGCGATCGTGGAGTGGAATGTATTGA
- a CDS encoding cyclic nucleotide-binding domain-containing protein: MTEVLLKELTNSDIDWILATGQREEITAGTILIRQGTPVDALYILLDGALSVSVAQADDNPIGRAFAALEGGELSGREVARLANGEVVGEMPFLASYQSSTTVKAARKSLVLMIPQQQLIQKLQEDVTFAAHFYRAIAVLLAHRLEQMIGQIGQSTTVLFQPQIREILFTFAELNDSDIGWMIVAGNAIKIPAGTVLFQAGRPVDALYILLDGKMVASIAEDTSNPLTRAFSTLEQTDHIEREFARLSRGDIVGETPFVEASPPAMTIRAVEDAIVLSIPRWRLSAKLLHDVGFAARFYRVLAILLADKQQGIINSLGYGRITYSSGKSLDERLTYEDELSSGFLAQVTLAGTRFDWMLKQVRGS; encoded by the coding sequence ATGACAGAAGTTCTACTTAAAGAACTAACAAATAGCGATATTGACTGGATCTTGGCAACGGGTCAAAGGGAAGAAATTACTGCCGGTACGATTCTCATCCGCCAAGGAACACCTGTTGATGCCCTCTATATTTTGCTAGATGGCGCGTTAAGCGTTTCTGTCGCTCAGGCTGACGATAATCCTATTGGTCGGGCGTTTGCGGCTCTTGAAGGTGGCGAACTCTCAGGACGAGAGGTTGCACGGCTGGCAAATGGTGAAGTTGTTGGAGAAATGCCGTTTTTAGCATCCTACCAGTCTTCGACTACCGTTAAAGCCGCGAGAAAGTCGCTGGTGTTGATGATTCCTCAGCAGCAATTGATTCAAAAATTGCAAGAGGATGTCACCTTTGCTGCCCATTTTTATCGAGCGATCGCAGTTTTACTTGCTCACCGATTAGAGCAGATGATCGGCCAAATTGGCCAAAGCACAACTGTGCTTTTTCAGCCCCAAATTCGAGAAATCTTATTTACATTTGCAGAATTAAATGACAGCGATATTGGTTGGATGATTGTTGCAGGAAATGCGATAAAAATCCCTGCGGGTACGGTCTTGTTTCAGGCTGGAAGACCCGTTGATGCTCTCTATATTTTATTAGATGGCAAAATGGTGGCTTCCATTGCTGAAGATACCAGCAATCCTCTTACCCGCGCCTTTTCAACTTTAGAACAGACAGATCATATCGAACGAGAGTTTGCGAGATTATCGCGGGGTGACATAGTTGGTGAAACGCCCTTCGTCGAAGCCAGTCCCCCTGCGATGACCATTCGGGCAGTTGAGGATGCGATCGTTTTATCGATTCCCCGATGGCGACTTTCTGCCAAATTGCTCCACGATGTGGGATTTGCTGCCCGATTTTATCGAGTATTAGCGATTTTGTTAGCAGATAAACAGCAAGGAATCATCAATAGTCTAGGTTACGGCAGAATCACCTATAGCTCGGGTAAATCTTTAGATGAACGCTTGACTTATGAGGATGAACTGAGTTCTGGGTTTTTGGCTCAAGTAACACTCGCGGGAACTCGATTTGATTGGATGCTCAAGCAAGTTCGCGGTAGTTGA
- a CDS encoding CTB family bacteriocin, which translates to MSSDEMTPSDDDSAFSELSDEELDEVAGGLNLAISFASFSQTNFSFSQISQFGSGSGSSKTNFDTQNIESSAFQVLVTDASTEDLKVIGELFGDISAIKGST; encoded by the coding sequence ATGTCAAGTGATGAAATGACTCCAAGTGATGATGATAGCGCATTCAGTGAATTGTCGGATGAAGAGTTAGATGAGGTAGCAGGAGGACTGAATTTAGCTATTTCATTTGCTAGTTTCAGTCAAACGAACTTCTCGTTTAGTCAGATAAGCCAATTTGGTTCAGGGTCTGGTTCTAGTAAGACTAATTTTGATACGCAGAATATCGAATCTTCTGCTTTTCAAGTCTTGGTTACAGATGCAAGCACTGAGGATCTAAAAGTTATTGGCGAGTTGTTTGGAGATATATCTGCGATTAAAGGTTCTACATGA
- a CDS encoding CTB family bacteriocin, whose amino-acid sequence MSDNIKPVELSTEELDTVAGGLIDVTQLAAVETNFEAVNSSAFAGKGFAGTSGIAVNDESKSIAFRHDFVD is encoded by the coding sequence ATGTCTGACAACATTAAGCCCGTAGAACTATCAACTGAAGAACTCGACACCGTTGCTGGTGGTTTAATCGACGTTACCCAGTTAGCTGCTGTTGAAACCAATTTTGAAGCAGTTAATTCAAGCGCCTTTGCTGGTAAAGGTTTCGCTGGGACAAGCGGTATTGCCGTTAACGATGAGAGTAAATCGATTGCCTTCAGACACGACTTTGTTGATTAA
- a CDS encoding CTB family bacteriocin — MSDNIKPVELSAEELDTVAGGLIDITQLAAVETNFEAVNSGAVAGKGLAGTSGIDINDETKSIAFRHDFVQ; from the coding sequence ATGTCTGACAACATTAAACCCGTAGAACTATCTGCTGAAGAACTCGACACCGTTGCTGGTGGTTTAATCGACATTACCCAGTTAGCTGCTGTTGAAACCAATTTTGAAGCAGTTAATTCTGGAGCAGTTGCTGGTAAAGGTTTGGCTGGGACAAGCGGTATTGACATTAACGATGAAACCAAATCGATTGCCTTCAGACACGACTTCGTTCAGTAG
- a CDS encoding CTB family bacteriocin produces MSDNIKLVELSTEELDTVAGGLIDITQLAAVETNFEAVNSGAVAGKGLAGTSGTDINDESKSIAFRHDFVY; encoded by the coding sequence ATGTCTGACAACATTAAACTCGTAGAACTATCAACTGAAGAACTCGACACCGTTGCTGGTGGTTTAATCGACATTACCCAGTTAGCTGCTGTTGAAACCAATTTTGAAGCAGTTAATTCTGGAGCAGTTGCTGGTAAAGGTTTGGCTGGAACAAGTGGTACTGACATTAACGATGAGAGTAAATCGATTGCCTTCAGACACGACTTCGTTTATTAA
- a CDS encoding CTB family bacteriocin, whose product MSDNIKPVELSAEELDTVAGGLIDVTQLAAVETNFEAVNSGAVAGKGLAGTSGIDINDETKSIAFRHDFVQ is encoded by the coding sequence ATGTCTGACAACATTAAGCCCGTAGAACTATCTGCTGAAGAACTCGACACCGTTGCTGGTGGTTTAATCGACGTTACCCAGTTAGCTGCTGTTGAAACCAATTTTGAAGCAGTTAATTCTGGAGCAGTTGCTGGTAAAGGTTTGGCTGGAACAAGCGGTATTGACATTAACGATGAAACCAAATCGATTGCCTTCAGACACGACTTCGTTCAGTAG
- a CDS encoding CTB family bacteriocin, with protein sequence MSDNIKPVELSAEELDTVAGGLIDITQLAAVETNFEAVNSGAVAGKGLAGTSGTDINDETKSIAFRHDFVQ encoded by the coding sequence ATGTCTGACAACATTAAGCCCGTAGAACTATCTGCTGAAGAACTCGACACTGTTGCTGGTGGTTTAATCGACATTACCCAGTTAGCTGCTGTTGAAACCAATTTTGAAGCAGTTAATTCTGGAGCAGTTGCTGGTAAAGGTTTGGCTGGGACAAGTGGTACTGACATTAATGATGAAACCAAATCGATTGCCTTCAGACACGACTTCGTTCAGTAG
- a CDS encoding c-type heme family protein, with amino-acid sequence MFNRFKLATKFTLLLLLVFIGAIAVSGLALSHALQQKAEAEIGYRSQIIAETMNSVRNYTNTRINPLLTPMLDNKTTFAPESIPSFAVREVFENLRKNEDFKDFVYKDANLNPTNLRDKADVFETQLIERFRNEPSLKNISGFRDSYDEKLFYNARPFSLKNQSCLQCHSTPDVAPKSQIVSYGSENGFGWKLNEILGTQIIYLPAKQVFDDTHRAFVLFISLFIIIFGFMILLINYLLKRNVLQPLKPMAQLAQKLSMNEISVEEAKEFDREKLTSIVQRHDELGQLGRVFQRMVHEISAREQQFKQQLHTLRIEVDEAKRAREVAEIAESKTFQRLQEEAKVIRNKRNTPN; translated from the coding sequence ATGTTTAACAGATTCAAATTAGCAACCAAATTTACTTTACTTTTATTGCTGGTGTTCATCGGCGCGATCGCAGTTAGTGGTTTGGCTTTATCTCATGCGCTTCAGCAAAAAGCAGAAGCCGAAATCGGTTATCGCAGCCAAATTATTGCCGAAACTATGAACTCAGTGAGGAACTATACCAATACGCGGATCAACCCTCTTCTGACACCGATGCTGGACAATAAAACTACATTTGCCCCTGAAAGTATTCCCAGCTTTGCGGTCAGGGAAGTATTTGAAAATCTTCGCAAAAACGAAGATTTTAAAGATTTTGTATATAAAGATGCCAACCTAAATCCAACTAACTTACGAGATAAAGCAGATGTATTTGAAACACAACTTATCGAACGGTTTCGCAATGAACCAAGCTTGAAAAACATATCGGGTTTTCGTGACTCTTATGACGAGAAATTATTTTATAATGCTCGTCCATTTTCCCTGAAAAATCAAAGCTGTCTACAATGTCATAGCACCCCTGATGTTGCTCCCAAAAGTCAGATCGTCAGTTATGGCTCAGAAAATGGTTTTGGTTGGAAACTCAATGAAATTTTAGGCACACAAATTATTTATCTTCCTGCCAAACAAGTTTTTGATGACACTCATCGTGCATTTGTTTTATTTATTAGCTTATTTATTATTATCTTTGGCTTCATGATTTTGCTCATTAATTATTTGTTAAAGCGAAATGTACTACAACCCCTTAAACCAATGGCCCAACTAGCTCAAAAACTTAGTATGAATGAAATTAGTGTTGAAGAAGCAAAAGAATTCGATCGGGAAAAACTAACATCGATTGTGCAGCGTCATGATGAATTAGGACAATTAGGACGAGTTTTTCAACGCATGGTACATGAAATTTCTGCCCGCGAACAACAATTTAAACAACAGTTACATACACTGCGGATTGAGGTTGACGAGGCCAAACGTGCGCGAGAAGTTGCAGAAATTGCTGAATCAAAAACATTCCAAAGGTTGCAAGAGGAGGCAAAAGTTATCAGAAACAAACGGAATACTCCAAATTAA
- a CDS encoding MinD/ParA family protein: protein MSQIISIHSFRGGTGKSNVTSNLAALIARSGKRVGIVDTDIQSPGIHVLFGLEQERIRYTLNDYLWGRCQIEEAVYDVSAILKQKQTFFGRQGSVHLIPSSIKMSDISRILREGYDARLLNDGLHNLVRRLKLDYLLIDTHPGINEETLLSIILSDVLLVILRPDKQDYQGTAVAIDVARKLEVPKMLIVINKALPSLDFKELEKRVENTYKTPVAGILPVCEEMFKLGSGGIFCLQYPDHVWTQKISAIAKQITGSGAKLFVK, encoded by the coding sequence ATGTCTCAAATTATTTCTATTCACTCATTCCGTGGTGGAACTGGTAAGTCAAACGTCACGAGTAATCTTGCTGCCCTAATTGCTCGCTCTGGAAAGCGAGTTGGGATTGTTGATACAGATATCCAATCTCCAGGAATTCATGTTCTGTTTGGTCTTGAACAAGAGCGAATCCGCTACACATTGAACGATTATCTATGGGGTCGTTGTCAAATTGAAGAAGCAGTTTATGATGTTAGCGCCATTCTCAAACAAAAACAAACGTTTTTTGGTCGCCAGGGAAGTGTTCATCTAATTCCTTCTAGCATTAAGATGAGTGACATTTCTCGAATCTTGCGTGAAGGCTATGATGCACGCCTACTTAATGATGGTTTACATAATCTAGTTCGTCGTTTAAAACTGGACTATCTATTGATTGATACTCATCCTGGCATTAACGAAGAAACGTTGCTATCAATTATTCTTTCTGATGTTCTGCTGGTGATTCTGCGTCCAGATAAACAGGATTATCAAGGTACAGCAGTGGCGATAGATGTTGCTCGGAAGTTAGAAGTGCCTAAAATGCTAATAGTGATTAATAAAGCTCTACCATCTTTAGATTTCAAAGAGTTAGAGAAACGAGTGGAGAATACCTACAAAACCCCTGTGGCTGGAATCTTACCTGTTTGTGAAGAGATGTTTAAATTAGGGAGCGGTGGTATTTTCTGTTTACAATATCCAGATCATGTATGGACTCAAAAAATTAGTGCGATCGCTAAACAAATCACTGGTTCTGGAGCCAAATTATTTGTCAAATAG
- a CDS encoding mechanosensitive ion channel family protein produces the protein MDIFKYEEIIQGNLNSFSRIIQDNLNYIVITALILCIVVILLSFSFALALFLNKMNELFTVSFVSPQIKKIYTLVIFPYQNWVKKSVYLILIDLVLLIVPLPNLLKYIEIPIGLSTAIIVGWLCSRLFEKFLAFYLAESTLKQKINGELLVVANIIGDAVIVLIIIFIFAQTHHINVVALVTSLGIGGIAIAFAAKGLLEQLLGGIVIYIDRPFVIDDYIGLPDGTFGRVESIGLRSTKIRNSGKGTLTIVPNNSLTELSIENFTGGRKIVSLIYLTLYRELSENERALISQVILESTNDLYGIDARNTEVSFKDFVQNGIQMTQAQLKFFILGSGEMGMDMRRQLLDVAKENIMIKLSEYGIAFDLQEKPINIDAPISI, from the coding sequence GTGGATATTTTTAAATATGAAGAAATCATACAAGGTAATCTAAATTCATTTTCTAGAATAATTCAAGATAATTTAAATTATATAGTAATCACTGCTTTGATACTATGTATAGTAGTAATTTTGTTGTCATTTTCATTTGCATTGGCTTTATTTTTAAATAAAATGAATGAATTATTTACGGTTAGTTTTGTTTCTCCACAAATAAAAAAAATCTACACCCTAGTTATTTTTCCTTACCAGAACTGGGTAAAAAAATCTGTTTACTTAATACTGATTGACCTAGTATTATTAATTGTTCCTCTCCCCAACTTGCTTAAGTATATAGAAATTCCTATTGGCTTGTCAACAGCCATTATAGTTGGCTGGTTGTGTTCACGCTTGTTTGAAAAGTTTCTTGCATTTTACTTGGCAGAATCTACCCTCAAGCAAAAAATTAATGGTGAGCTATTGGTTGTCGCTAATATTATAGGTGATGCAGTTATTGTTCTGATAATTATCTTTATTTTTGCCCAGACTCACCATATCAATGTAGTGGCTTTGGTGACGAGTTTAGGAATTGGGGGCATAGCCATAGCCTTTGCTGCTAAAGGGCTTTTAGAGCAGTTATTAGGTGGAATCGTTATTTATATCGACCGACCTTTTGTGATTGACGATTATATTGGCTTGCCTGATGGTACATTTGGCAGAGTCGAATCAATTGGTTTACGTTCTACTAAAATTCGGAATTCGGGGAAAGGGACGTTAACTATAGTTCCTAATAATTCCCTCACCGAATTAAGTATCGAAAACTTTACAGGTGGCAGGAAAATTGTCTCTCTAATTTATTTAACTTTATATCGGGAACTTTCCGAAAATGAAAGAGCTTTAATTAGTCAAGTTATTTTAGAAAGTACCAACGATCTATATGGAATTGATGCTCGCAATACTGAGGTTAGTTTTAAAGATTTTGTTCAGAATGGAATTCAGATGACCCAGGCTCAACTTAAATTTTTTATTCTCGGTTCTGGTGAAATGGGAATGGATATGCGCCGTCAGTTGCTAGATGTGGCAAAAGAAAATATTATGATAAAACTTTCTGAATATGGCATTGCTTTTGACCTACAAGAAAAACCAATTAATATTGATGCACCTATTAGTATTTAA
- a CDS encoding mechanosensitive ion channel family protein encodes MNILFHNIQKWLLANESTRNFLISLGISLATFLFFVSLSIFIGKYTPLFLKKIIQRISPVGISKIYGSLIDPLENILRIVGTLILISACLNLLEKYTGFYYFLKFFLNLGVIVSLAVLSSNLFRQLLRVYGIVLLRKIGLEVDELLLVFETLANISIGFISALAFAQSQNINLIGLLAGLGIGGLAVAFAAQKTLEQILGTIVLYLDRPFSPGEYIRVNLSSQGILFARVEAIGLRSTRLRTAGKSTLVIVPNSTLANTDIENITRGKKVMVMLYLDFTRSLEKAEQALVEKVVKESTNTLFGIDPGSTKINIFNREENAGVRARVSFFILGSNENSIDFRKRLLELANQAISKKLSGYGIEFTMQESTLYVESHVTI; translated from the coding sequence ATGAATATTTTGTTTCATAATATACAAAAATGGTTGCTCGCAAACGAATCAACACGCAATTTTTTAATCTCATTGGGGATTAGTCTTGCTACTTTCTTGTTCTTTGTTTCCCTTTCAATTTTTATTGGTAAATACACTCCTTTATTTTTAAAAAAGATTATTCAGAGAATTTCTCCAGTAGGAATATCAAAGATTTATGGAAGTTTAATTGACCCATTAGAAAATATACTGAGAATTGTCGGAACGCTAATCCTCATTTCTGCATGTTTGAATTTGTTAGAGAAATATACAGGATTTTATTATTTTTTAAAATTTTTCTTAAATTTAGGAGTAATTGTGAGTTTGGCAGTTCTATCATCTAATTTGTTCCGTCAATTATTGCGGGTATACGGCATTGTTTTACTTCGCAAAATAGGTCTGGAAGTTGATGAACTACTGCTGGTTTTTGAAACTCTTGCTAATATAAGCATTGGGTTTATTTCGGCTCTGGCGTTTGCCCAGAGCCAGAATATTAATTTAATTGGTCTACTTGCTGGTTTAGGTATTGGGGGACTCGCAGTTGCTTTTGCTGCTCAAAAAACCTTAGAACAAATTCTCGGAACAATTGTCTTGTATCTAGATCGTCCTTTCTCTCCTGGAGAATATATTCGGGTAAATTTAAGTTCTCAGGGCATATTATTTGCCCGTGTCGAAGCCATTGGTTTGCGTTCGACAAGACTGCGTACTGCTGGTAAAAGTACGCTTGTCATTGTTCCCAACTCAACATTAGCAAATACAGATATTGAAAATATTACTAGAGGCAAAAAGGTAATGGTAATGCTCTATCTTGATTTTACACGCAGCTTAGAAAAAGCGGAACAAGCATTAGTAGAAAAAGTTGTTAAGGAAAGTACTAATACTTTATTTGGGATTGATCCAGGCAGTACAAAAATTAACATATTTAATCGAGAAGAAAACGCGGGAGTTCGGGCGAGGGTTAGTTTCTTTATACTAGGTTCAAATGAAAATTCCATTGACTTCCGCAAGCGTTTACTGGAATTAGCCAATCAAGCTATCTCGAAAAAGCTCAGTGGTTACGGCATAGAATTCACTATGCAAGAATCGACACTCTATGTAGAGTCGCACGTAACAATTTAA
- a CDS encoding SDR family oxidoreductase translates to MSSIAGKVAIITGASRGIGRAIALKLAGNGASIVVNYAGNAAKAQEVVGEIEKLGVEAIAIQADISKVVDIQRLFEQTLQRFSKVDILVNNAGIAFYKPISEVTEEDFDAIFAINVKGTYFACQQAAQHLAEGGRIINFSSSTTVMMLPTYSAYVGTKGAVEQITRVLAKELGAKAIAVNVISPGPTDTELFREGKTQEQIDRLAQMAAFGKLGDVQEIADVVAFLASDEARWITGQNIRVNGGIA, encoded by the coding sequence ATGTCATCAATAGCCGGAAAAGTTGCAATTATCACTGGTGCATCGCGGGGAATTGGACGAGCGATCGCCCTAAAATTAGCTGGTAACGGTGCATCTATCGTCGTCAACTATGCGGGTAATGCAGCCAAAGCACAGGAAGTTGTTGGAGAAATTGAGAAGTTGGGAGTAGAAGCGATCGCTATCCAAGCCGATATTAGCAAAGTAGTTGACATCCAACGGCTGTTTGAGCAAACACTTCAACGCTTTAGCAAGGTGGATATTTTGGTCAACAATGCCGGAATCGCTTTCTATAAACCAATTAGTGAGGTGACAGAAGAAGATTTCGACGCGATTTTTGCTATTAACGTCAAAGGTACTTATTTTGCTTGCCAACAAGCCGCGCAACATCTGGCAGAAGGGGGACGGATTATCAACTTTTCGTCATCAACTACGGTGATGATGCTACCAACTTATAGTGCTTATGTCGGAACCAAGGGCGCTGTTGAACAAATCACACGGGTACTAGCTAAAGAATTGGGTGCAAAAGCGATCGCAGTTAATGTTATTTCTCCTGGCCCCACTGATACAGAACTATTTCGAGAAGGCAAAACTCAAGAACAGATAGACCGTTTGGCCCAAATGGCTGCTTTTGGTAAACTGGGAGATGTGCAAGAAATCGCTGATGTCGTAGCGTTTCTTGCTAGCGATGAAGCTAGGTGGATCACTGGGCAAAACATTCGTGTAAACGGTGGAATCGCGTAG
- a CDS encoding rubrerythrin family protein, producing the protein MDLSNFTTLQNLEAAFGGESMANRKYLFFAEVARQLGFTDLAKLFKETADQETEHAFAHFRLLHPELAIEDSAALSDEQKREIISRCLSLAIEGETYEYTTMYPEFAADAQRDRDNPAAEEFLKQVKESTDHANTFREAAHRFGLLKFIENYHADRYAEALEVLNGGQAATRVTGEDPKTRKWICRQCSMIYDPVAGDPDSGIAPGTPFEEIPEDWECPICGASKKTFKPFEEKVAA; encoded by the coding sequence ATGGATTTGTCCAACTTTACTACACTTCAAAACTTAGAAGCTGCCTTTGGTGGTGAATCAATGGCAAATCGCAAGTATCTGTTTTTTGCTGAGGTAGCGCGTCAACTTGGGTTTACAGACTTGGCAAAACTTTTTAAAGAAACAGCAGACCAGGAAACCGAACACGCTTTTGCACATTTTAGGTTGCTGCATCCAGAACTTGCGATCGAAGATTCGGCTGCTTTAAGTGATGAACAAAAGCGGGAAATTATATCTCGCTGTTTATCTTTGGCAATTGAAGGTGAGACTTACGAATATACCACAATGTACCCAGAGTTTGCCGCAGATGCTCAACGCGATCGCGACAATCCTGCGGCTGAAGAATTTCTCAAACAAGTTAAAGAATCTACCGATCATGCCAATACTTTTCGGGAAGCTGCACACCGTTTTGGCTTGTTAAAATTCATCGAAAATTACCACGCCGATCGCTATGCCGAAGCCTTAGAAGTATTAAACGGTGGACAAGCAGCAACTAGAGTTACAGGTGAAGATCCTAAAACTCGTAAATGGATTTGTAGACAATGCAGCATGATTTACGATCCTGTTGCTGGCGATCCTGATTCGGGGATTGCACCTGGTACACCTTTTGAAGAAATCCCCGAAGACTGGGAATGTCCCATTTGCGGTGCTAGCAAAAAAACCTTTAAACCATTTGAGGAAAAAGTTGCAGCTTAA
- a CDS encoding TMEM175 family protein has protein sequence MGKGRLEAFSDGVIAIIITIMVLEIKVPHGFDLAALRPLIPVFLSYVLSFIFVGIYWNNHHHLLQAVRHVNGRILWANLHLLFWLSLIPFVTGWMGENHFAAIPVALYGTVLLFAAIAYFILTRALIFHHGRDSTLAIAVGEDFKGKVSVVFYAIAIALAFVNSWLACAFYVLVAIIWLIPDRRIEKTLSEF, from the coding sequence ATGGGCAAAGGGAGATTAGAAGCATTCAGTGATGGGGTGATTGCCATCATCATCACCATTATGGTGCTAGAAATCAAAGTGCCGCATGGGTTCGATTTAGCCGCGCTACGTCCGCTAATCCCAGTATTTCTGAGTTATGTGCTGAGTTTTATTTTTGTGGGCATCTACTGGAACAATCACCATCATCTCCTACAGGCAGTCCGACACGTTAATGGGCGTATCCTTTGGGCTAATCTGCATTTGCTGTTTTGGTTATCGCTAATCCCCTTTGTCACTGGCTGGATGGGCGAGAATCACTTTGCTGCTATACCAGTCGCCCTTTATGGTACGGTGTTGTTGTTTGCAGCGATCGCTTACTTTATCCTGACTCGCGCCCTGATTTTTCACCACGGTAGAGATTCAACATTAGCGATCGCAGTTGGTGAAGACTTCAAAGGAAAAGTGTCAGTGGTGTTTTATGCTATAGCAATTGCACTTGCCTTTGTGAACTCATGGCTTGCTTGTGCATTCTACGTTTTAGTCGCGATTATCTGGCTTATCCCTGACCGTCGCATTGAGAAGACTCTTAGTGAATTTTAG